In Sphingomonas sp. LT1P40, the following are encoded in one genomic region:
- a CDS encoding integration host factor subunit beta has product MIRSELVQMLSVENPDLSVREIENIVDVFFEEVTGRLIANGRVELRGFGAFSTRARDARTGRNPRTGETVDVNAKRVPYFKPGKEMRARLNV; this is encoded by the coding sequence ATGATCCGTTCGGAACTCGTACAGATGCTGTCGGTGGAAAATCCCGACCTGTCGGTGCGTGAGATCGAGAATATCGTCGATGTATTCTTCGAGGAAGTTACCGGCCGCCTGATCGCCAATGGCCGCGTCGAACTGCGTGGCTTCGGGGCGTTTTCCACCCGCGCGCGCGACGCCCGCACGGGCCGCAACCCGCGCACCGGCGAGACCGTCGATGTCAACGCAAAGCGCGTTCCCTATTTCAAGCCCGGCAAGGAAATGCGCGCGCGCCTGAACGTGTGA
- the rpsA gene encoding 30S ribosomal protein S1 — protein sequence MATSANPTRDDFAALLEQTLGGAESFEGRVVIGTVTGIENDLAIIDVGLKSEGRVPLREFAAPGQAADLKVGDEVQVYVDRVENAQGEAMLSRDRARREAAWDTLELEFSQGNRVEGVIFGRVKGGFTVDLSGAVAFLPGSQVDIRPVRDVQPLMDLPQPFQILKMDRKRGNIVVSRRAVLEENRAEQRSGLILSLAEGQVIDGIVKNITDYGAFVDLGGIDGLLHVTDLSYKRVNHPSEVLNIGDTVKVQIIRINRDTQRISLGMKQLESDPWDGAGVKYPIGAKLSGRVTNITEYGAFVELEAGIEGLVHVSEMSWTKKNVHPGKIVSTSQEVEVIVLEVDQEKRRISLGLKQAQQNPWEAFADQHPVGTEVEGEVKNATEFGLFIGLEGDVDGMVHMSDIAWGISGEDALALHRKGEMVKAVVLAIEADKERISLGMKQLERGGVSTAAAAAPGGAGARVNKNEVVTVTVLEVRDAGLEVQVGDDGATGFIKRTDLGRDRDEQRPERYQVGQKFDAMVTGVDRSKKPTFSIKAMQIAEEKQAVAQYGSSDSGASLGDILGEALKAREEKK from the coding sequence ATGGCCACTTCGGCAAACCCAACCCGCGATGATTTCGCGGCCCTTCTCGAACAGACCCTCGGCGGCGCAGAAAGCTTTGAAGGCCGCGTTGTCATCGGCACCGTAACCGGGATCGAAAACGACCTCGCCATCATCGACGTCGGCCTCAAGAGCGAAGGCCGCGTGCCGCTGCGCGAGTTCGCAGCGCCTGGCCAGGCCGCCGACCTGAAGGTCGGCGACGAAGTTCAGGTCTATGTCGATCGCGTCGAGAACGCGCAGGGCGAAGCGATGCTCAGCCGCGACCGCGCTCGCCGCGAAGCCGCATGGGACACGCTGGAACTCGAATTCTCGCAGGGCAACCGCGTCGAGGGCGTCATCTTCGGTCGCGTCAAGGGTGGCTTCACCGTCGATCTGTCGGGCGCCGTGGCATTCCTGCCCGGCTCGCAGGTCGATATCCGTCCGGTGCGCGACGTGCAGCCGCTCATGGACCTGCCGCAGCCGTTCCAGATCCTCAAGATGGATCGCAAGCGCGGCAACATTGTCGTTTCGCGTCGCGCGGTCCTCGAAGAGAACCGTGCCGAGCAGCGTTCGGGCCTGATCCTGTCGCTGGCCGAGGGCCAGGTGATCGACGGTATCGTCAAGAACATCACCGATTACGGTGCGTTCGTCGACCTGGGCGGCATCGATGGCCTGCTGCACGTCACGGATCTCAGCTACAAGCGCGTCAATCACCCTTCGGAAGTCCTGAACATCGGCGACACCGTCAAGGTTCAGATCATCCGCATTAACCGCGACACCCAGCGTATCTCGCTTGGCATGAAGCAGCTTGAGAGCGATCCGTGGGATGGCGCCGGCGTCAAATATCCGATCGGCGCAAAGCTGTCGGGCCGCGTGACCAACATCACCGAATATGGTGCGTTCGTCGAACTGGAAGCAGGCATCGAAGGCCTCGTCCATGTCAGCGAAATGAGCTGGACCAAGAAAAACGTCCATCCTGGCAAGATCGTCAGCACTTCGCAGGAAGTCGAAGTGATCGTGCTCGAAGTCGATCAGGAAAAGCGTCGCATCTCGCTTGGCCTGAAGCAGGCTCAGCAGAACCCGTGGGAGGCATTCGCCGACCAGCATCCGGTCGGCACTGAAGTCGAGGGCGAAGTCAAGAACGCCACCGAATTCGGCCTGTTCATCGGTCTGGAAGGCGACGTCGACGGCATGGTCCACATGTCCGACATCGCATGGGGCATCTCGGGCGAGGACGCACTGGCGCTTCATCGCAAGGGCGAGATGGTCAAGGCAGTCGTCCTGGCGATCGAAGCCGACAAGGAGCGCATCAGCCTCGGCATGAAGCAGCTTGAGCGTGGCGGTGTTTCGACCGCGGCGGCAGCCGCTCCTGGCGGTGCCGGCGCACGCGTCAACAAGAACGAGGTTGTCACCGTGACGGTCCTCGAAGTCCGCGACGCGGGCCTCGAAGTTCAGGTCGGCGACGATGGCGCGACCGGCTTCATCAAGCGTACCGACCTGGGTCGTGACCGCGACGAGCAGCGCCCCGAGCGCTATCAGGTCGGCCAGAAGTTCGACGCGATGGTGACGGGTGTCGATCGCTCGAAGAAGCCGACCTTCTCGATCAAGGCGATGCAGATCGCTGAAGAGAAGCAGGCCGTTGCACAATATGGTTCGTCCGATTCGGGCGCATCGCTGGGCGACATTCTCGGCGAAGCCCTCAAGGCACGCGAAGAGAAGAAGTGA
- a CDS encoding tetratricopeptide repeat protein, whose translation MEKSKLRWCLSVVVCRSPAQPRRMRFWLITAGAMILTPVAATAAQVPLDTEACVTVQDAPATCLSTLVKAAGDAFTKGEPAIVERYAARAIAVAKAASVPPTIELGQAYNLLGTAVAELGSLPEGASYYARAIEIYDGLANADHDKRIALHNLGWNLSDRREFDAAGNAFARALTIARSLKDRDGEYRAYEGLGVVQYNAGRNAEADETLRRALGVAIQLWGDNDAETGRAYRMLGLNLDAQARYDDAEPIYRKALSIFVKTHGDKHVLTPMTYFNLAGTLLASGKFKEAAKMFGRSHVMYVALKGAGHPQTVAVAFQLGQVRWELGDERGGLTVMEESMAAMAKVSGNEDMTYAGQQKLLAMFLHQVGRHDEDERLRRESLATYTKRLSPTDGSLIGAMAEFGTLLLFHEKPAEALAYHRLAATRLTKRLADSSRDSILLNERNRKRSYYRMLVTTLWFVGP comes from the coding sequence GTGGAAAAGAGCAAGCTGCGATGGTGTTTGTCAGTTGTGGTTTGCCGGTCACCGGCGCAGCCTCGCCGCATGCGATTCTGGCTTATAACCGCAGGCGCGATGATTCTGACGCCGGTCGCTGCTACAGCGGCGCAGGTGCCGCTGGACACAGAGGCGTGCGTAACGGTGCAAGATGCGCCGGCGACGTGCCTGTCAACGCTGGTCAAGGCGGCTGGCGATGCGTTCACCAAAGGCGAACCTGCGATTGTCGAGCGCTATGCGGCGCGGGCCATTGCCGTTGCCAAGGCCGCGTCGGTACCCCCCACGATCGAACTGGGGCAAGCCTATAATCTGCTTGGCACTGCGGTTGCCGAGCTGGGGAGCCTGCCGGAAGGCGCGTCCTATTATGCGCGCGCGATCGAAATCTATGATGGACTGGCCAATGCCGATCACGACAAACGGATCGCGCTGCACAATCTGGGCTGGAATCTGTCGGACCGGCGCGAATTCGATGCCGCCGGAAACGCATTCGCCCGCGCGTTGACGATCGCCCGATCGCTCAAGGATCGGGATGGCGAATACCGGGCTTATGAGGGGCTTGGGGTCGTTCAATACAACGCCGGCCGTAATGCTGAGGCCGATGAGACGCTTCGTCGAGCATTGGGCGTCGCGATCCAGCTGTGGGGTGACAATGACGCCGAAACGGGACGCGCCTATCGCATGTTGGGGCTCAACCTGGATGCCCAGGCCCGCTACGACGATGCCGAACCGATTTACCGCAAGGCGTTGTCGATCTTCGTTAAGACGCATGGCGATAAGCATGTCCTTACGCCAATGACCTACTTTAATCTGGCAGGCACGCTCCTCGCTTCGGGAAAGTTTAAGGAGGCGGCCAAGATGTTCGGTCGCTCCCATGTGATGTATGTCGCGCTGAAGGGTGCGGGGCATCCGCAAACCGTGGCCGTGGCGTTTCAGCTGGGGCAGGTGCGGTGGGAACTCGGCGACGAGCGCGGCGGCCTAACGGTCATGGAAGAATCGATGGCAGCGATGGCCAAGGTCAGCGGCAACGAGGACATGACCTATGCTGGCCAGCAAAAGCTGCTCGCAATGTTCCTGCACCAGGTGGGTCGGCATGACGAAGATGAGCGGCTGCGGCGTGAATCGCTGGCAACCTATACCAAACGGTTGTCACCGACCGACGGCAGCCTGATCGGTGCGATGGCGGAGTTCGGAACGCTGCTATTGTTCCATGAAAAACCGGCGGAGGCGCTGGCCTATCATCGACTTGCAGCTACCCGATTGACGAAACGTCTGGCAGATTCTTCGCGCGATTCCATTCTGCTGAACGAGCGGAATCGAAAACGCAGCTATTATCGAATGCTTGTCACGACGCTGTGGTTCGTGGGTCCTTAG
- the ald gene encoding alanine dehydrogenase translates to MRVGVPKEIKNHEYRVGLTPPLVSELTAAGHEVVVETNAGMGIDFEDSDYVDAGARIVATAAEVFAQSDMIVKVKEPQPQEIALLESRHTLFTYLHLAADKAQAEGLMKSGATCIAYETVTAHDRSLPLLKPMSEVAGRMSVQVGAHYLEKEQGGRGVLLGGVPGVAPARVAILGGGVSGINAAQMATGLRADVTIYDINNTRLAELDMHFGSQIKTAYASKSAIAAAVKNAHLVIGAVLVPGAAAPKLVTREMLKTMKRGSVLVDIAIDQGGCFESSHATTHDDPVYEVDGVIHYCVANMPGAVARTSTFALNNATLPFVMRLANLGAEAAMAADPHLANGLNVYRGGITHEAVAEALDLPFTAWQP, encoded by the coding sequence ATGCGCGTCGGTGTGCCAAAGGAAATCAAGAACCACGAATATCGCGTCGGCCTGACCCCACCGCTGGTGTCCGAACTGACCGCCGCCGGGCATGAGGTCGTCGTCGAGACCAACGCTGGCATGGGCATCGATTTCGAGGATTCGGACTATGTCGACGCCGGCGCGCGCATCGTCGCCACCGCAGCCGAGGTATTCGCCCAGTCCGACATGATCGTGAAGGTAAAGGAACCGCAGCCGCAGGAAATCGCTCTGCTGGAATCGCGCCACACGCTGTTCACCTACCTCCACCTCGCCGCCGACAAGGCACAGGCCGAGGGACTGATGAAGTCCGGCGCGACCTGCATCGCCTATGAAACCGTCACCGCCCACGACCGCAGTCTGCCCCTGCTGAAGCCGATGAGCGAAGTCGCCGGCCGCATGTCCGTCCAAGTGGGCGCGCATTACCTCGAAAAGGAACAGGGCGGTCGCGGCGTCTTGCTCGGCGGCGTTCCCGGTGTCGCGCCAGCACGTGTTGCTATCCTTGGTGGCGGCGTCTCCGGCATCAACGCCGCACAGATGGCGACGGGCCTGCGCGCCGACGTCACCATTTACGACATCAACAACACCCGCCTCGCCGAGCTCGACATGCATTTCGGCAGCCAGATCAAGACCGCCTATGCCAGCAAGTCGGCGATCGCAGCGGCAGTCAAGAACGCGCATCTCGTCATCGGCGCGGTCCTCGTCCCCGGCGCGGCGGCCCCGAAGCTCGTCACCCGCGAGATGCTCAAGACGATGAAGCGCGGCAGCGTGCTGGTCGATATTGCGATCGATCAGGGCGGCTGTTTCGAATCCAGCCATGCCACCACGCATGACGACCCGGTCTATGAAGTCGACGGCGTCATCCATTACTGCGTCGCAAACATGCCTGGCGCAGTCGCGCGCACCAGCACATTCGCGCTCAACAATGCAACTTTGCCGTTCGTGATGCGTCTGGCCAATCTGGGTGCGGAAGCTGCAATGGCCGCCGATCCGCATCTCGCCAACGGTCTCAACGTCTATCGCGGCGGCATCACCCACGAAGCCGTCGCCGAAGCACTCGATCTGCCTTTCACGGCCTGGCAGCCGTAA
- a CDS encoding Lrp/AsnC family transcriptional regulator — protein sequence MDRIDAAILKLLSGNARAPVSQIAAQVGLSQSACTRRIQALEASGHIQGYGARLGLRRLGFSVTAMVDITLGTEVDEDLARFERAVAEIDGVVECALVSGGYDYRLKVLCRDLDDYERLHREKMGRLPGVVKISSSFVLRSVPTRSEADALFQPRG from the coding sequence ATGGACAGGATTGACGCTGCGATCCTCAAATTGCTGTCGGGCAATGCACGTGCTCCCGTCAGCCAGATTGCCGCACAGGTAGGGCTGTCGCAATCGGCCTGTACGCGCCGGATTCAGGCGCTGGAGGCGTCGGGGCATATTCAGGGTTATGGCGCGCGACTGGGGCTGCGGCGGCTGGGGTTCAGCGTAACGGCGATGGTCGACATCACGCTGGGGACCGAGGTGGATGAGGATCTGGCGCGGTTCGAGCGTGCGGTGGCGGAGATCGACGGCGTGGTGGAGTGCGCGCTGGTGTCGGGCGGGTACGATTATCGCCTGAAAGTGCTGTGCCGCGATCTGGACGATTACGAACGGCTTCATCGTGAGAAAATGGGGCGACTTCCGGGCGTGGTGAAGATCAGTTCCAGTTTCGTGCTGCGTTCGGTGCCCACACGCAGCGAGGCAGACGCACTGTTCCAGCCAAGGGGGTAA
- a CDS encoding potassium transporter Kup produces MSPDQASGPIPESETDQPHAHGRDKAIAKLVVGAIGIVFGDIGTSPLYAFREAFAGHHPLALDELHIMGVISLMFWSMLLIVTLKYVTIIMRADNKGEGGSLALLALINSVSGQKRWTAGIVILGVFATALFYGDSMITPAVSVLSAVEGIAVAAPAFSNWIIPIAIGLLVLLFSIQRSGTERVGTLFGPIMLIYFATIATLGVLSAAQTPEILWAFSPIYAVNFFLTDGLAAFLALGAVVLAVTGAEALYADMGHFGRKPIRISWLWFVLPALMLNYMGQGALLMRDATAIQSPFYMLAPEWLRLPLVGLATMAAIIASQAVITGAFSVTQQGIQLGFIPRLRITHTSESTAGQIYIPLINWLLLAMIIILVLTFQSSSNLTAAYGIAVTGAMLIDNCLLAVVLFTLWKWKKRYAIPLLSVFFLIDLAYFTANLTKVPDGGWFPLFAGVVIFILLTTWAKGRRLMVARMREGAMPIKVFIQSAAGSATRVPGTAVFMTSTPEGVPHALLHNLKHNKVLHERVILLTVKIADVPYVPEEKRVKLDDLGQGFHRMMMYYGFMQEADVPGALSSAGQGTGGVCGGAFNMMDTSFFLSRQTLLPSERPGMRIWREKLFAWMLRNAESAMEFFRLPTNRVVELGSQVEI; encoded by the coding sequence ATGAGCCCCGATCAGGCCAGCGGCCCGATTCCCGAATCCGAGACAGATCAGCCCCATGCCCATGGCCGCGACAAGGCCATTGCCAAGCTGGTAGTGGGCGCGATCGGCATCGTATTCGGCGATATCGGCACCAGCCCGCTTTACGCGTTTCGGGAGGCCTTTGCCGGGCATCATCCGCTGGCGCTCGACGAACTCCACATCATGGGCGTCATCAGCCTGATGTTCTGGTCGATGCTGCTGATCGTGACGCTGAAATATGTCACGATCATCATGCGCGCGGACAACAAGGGCGAGGGCGGCAGCCTTGCGCTATTGGCGCTTATTAACAGCGTCAGCGGGCAGAAAAGATGGACGGCGGGGATCGTGATCCTGGGCGTGTTCGCAACCGCGCTATTCTATGGCGATTCGATGATTACCCCTGCGGTTTCGGTGCTGTCGGCGGTAGAGGGCATCGCGGTGGCCGCCCCCGCTTTCTCAAACTGGATCATCCCGATCGCGATCGGGCTGCTGGTGCTGTTGTTCTCGATCCAGCGCAGCGGGACCGAGCGCGTAGGGACGCTGTTCGGGCCGATCATGCTGATCTATTTTGCGACGATCGCCACGCTGGGCGTGCTGAGCGCGGCGCAGACGCCGGAAATTCTGTGGGCATTCTCGCCCATATATGCGGTGAACTTCTTCCTGACCGATGGCCTCGCGGCATTTCTGGCGCTGGGTGCGGTCGTGCTGGCGGTGACCGGTGCCGAGGCGCTGTACGCCGATATGGGGCATTTCGGGCGCAAGCCGATCCGCATCTCGTGGCTGTGGTTCGTGCTGCCCGCGCTGATGCTCAACTATATGGGGCAGGGCGCGTTGCTGATGCGCGACGCGACGGCGATCCAGAGTCCATTCTATATGCTTGCCCCCGAATGGCTGCGACTGCCGCTGGTGGGGCTGGCGACGATGGCCGCGATCATCGCATCGCAGGCGGTGATTACCGGGGCTTTTTCGGTGACTCAGCAGGGCATCCAGCTGGGCTTTATCCCGCGTTTGCGGATCACGCACACCAGCGAGTCGACGGCGGGGCAGATTTATATTCCGCTGATAAACTGGCTGTTGCTGGCGATGATTATCATCCTGGTGCTGACCTTCCAGTCCTCGTCCAACCTGACCGCCGCTTATGGTATCGCGGTGACCGGGGCGATGCTGATCGACAATTGCCTTTTGGCGGTGGTGCTGTTCACGCTGTGGAAGTGGAAGAAGCGCTACGCGATCCCGCTGCTTTCGGTGTTTTTCCTGATCGATCTGGCCTATTTCACCGCCAACCTGACCAAGGTGCCGGACGGGGGCTGGTTCCCGCTGTTCGCGGGCGTGGTCATCTTCATCCTGCTGACCACATGGGCCAAGGGTCGCCGGCTGATGGTGGCGCGGATGCGGGAGGGGGCGATGCCGATCAAGGTGTTCATCCAGTCCGCCGCAGGTTCGGCCACGCGCGTACCGGGGACGGCGGTGTTCATGACATCGACGCCGGAAGGGGTGCCGCATGCGCTGCTCCACAACCTCAAGCATAACAAGGTGCTGCACGAGCGGGTGATCCTGCTGACCGTGAAGATCGCCGACGTGCCCTATGTGCCGGAGGAAAAGCGGGTGAAGCTGGATGATCTGGGGCAGGGGTTCCACCGCATGATGATGTATTACGGCTTCATGCAGGAGGCCGATGTGCCGGGCGCGCTGAGCAGTGCCGGGCAGGGCACCGGCGGCGTGTGCGGCGGTGCGTTCAACATGATGGACACCAGCTTCTTCCTCTCGCGCCAGACGCTGTTGCCGTCCGAGCGGCCGGGGATGCGGATCTGGCGCGAGAAGCTGTTCGCGTGGATGCTGCGCAACGCCGAAAGTGCAATGGAGTTTTTCCGGTTGCCGACGAACCGCGTGGTCGAGTTGGGCAGCCAGGTGGAAATTTGA
- a CDS encoding 2'-5' RNA ligase family protein, which yields MGRSDQAVFDALRREHFPPERNVLDAHLTLFHHLPPSAEHELKHRLTGLTRGLRAPVARAAGLMSLGRGVAVRIESPGLTAIRHELCDAFAGMLTPQDAGGWRPHVTIQNKVAPSMAKLLLGALAKDFRPREVEIAGLGAWWYRGGPWEPISRHMFA from the coding sequence ATGGGCAGATCGGATCAGGCAGTGTTCGACGCCCTGCGGCGCGAGCATTTTCCGCCCGAGCGTAACGTGCTCGACGCGCATCTGACGCTATTTCATCATTTGCCGCCGTCGGCGGAGCACGAGCTGAAGCACCGGCTGACGGGCCTCACGCGGGGGCTGCGGGCACCGGTTGCGCGCGCCGCAGGGCTGATGTCGCTGGGGCGTGGTGTGGCGGTGCGGATCGAGTCGCCCGGCTTGACCGCGATCCGGCACGAATTATGCGATGCGTTTGCGGGGATGCTGACGCCGCAGGATGCGGGCGGATGGCGGCCGCATGTTACGATCCAGAACAAGGTCGCACCTTCGATGGCAAAGCTGTTGCTAGGTGCACTGGCAAAGGATTTTCGTCCGCGCGAGGTCGAGATCGCCGGACTGGGGGCATGGTGGTATCGCGGCGGACCGTGGGAGCCGATTTCGCGGCACATGTTCGCTTGA
- a CDS encoding cold-shock protein → MAITGTVKFFNADKGYGFIAPDEGGGDAFVHISALEQSGMGTLTQDQRVSYDLEPDRKGKMAAVNIQSA, encoded by the coding sequence ATGGCCATCACCGGCACCGTCAAATTCTTCAACGCTGACAAGGGCTATGGCTTCATCGCACCTGATGAAGGTGGCGGCGACGCATTTGTCCATATTTCGGCGTTGGAGCAGTCGGGCATGGGCACACTGACGCAGGACCAGCGCGTCAGCTATGACCTCGAGCCGGACCGCAAGGGCAAGATGGCCGCCGTCAACATCCAGAGCGCCTGA
- a CDS encoding Lrp/AsnC family transcriptional regulator: protein MPTQALDHSDLDLFDRKIVDILRHDGRISITDLAARVGLSKTPCQVRVKRLIANGTIRGFRAIVDPVRLGLDHVAFAEVKLSDTREEALEAFRRAVLKIPEVEECHMIASSFDYLLKVRTADIRRYRAVLGEHISSLPYVASTSTFVAMETIRDAAT, encoded by the coding sequence ATGCCCACACAAGCCCTCGATCACAGCGATCTTGACCTGTTCGACCGCAAGATCGTCGATATCCTGCGGCACGACGGGCGCATCTCGATCACCGATCTCGCCGCGCGCGTCGGCCTGTCCAAAACGCCGTGTCAGGTCCGCGTCAAACGCCTCATCGCCAACGGTACGATCCGCGGCTTTCGCGCGATCGTCGATCCCGTCCGCCTCGGTCTCGATCACGTCGCCTTTGCGGAGGTCAAACTGTCCGACACGCGCGAGGAAGCACTGGAGGCATTCCGCCGCGCCGTCCTCAAAATCCCGGAGGTGGAGGAATGCCATATGATCGCCAGCAGCTTCGACTATCTGCTGAAAGTCCGCACCGCCGATATCCGCCGCTATCGTGCGGTGCTGGGCGAGCATATCTCAAGCCTTCCCTATGTTGCGAGCACGTCCACATTCGTGGCGATGGAGACGATTCGAGACGCCGCCACGTAG